The DNA region TATCCTCCTTAGAGAGGTGGGCCTGAGAGCCCAgggcagaaagggagaggaggccAGTGCCTGCGCTGACAGCTGGCAGAGATGGAGGCTGCAGGCCCACAGGCAGCGGAGTCAGGGGCAAGGCCAGGGCCTGGAGCTGGGACAGCTGGTGAGCCTGGAGCTGCTGCtgcaggaaagaaaggaagaagataaggacaggaggaaaacaggaaaaaccCAAAATTCCCCACAAAACACCACCTGGAGATAcatcatggggggggggggggcggggcacgGTGTGTGCAATAAGGAGCTGGACAGGAGATAGGCTGGTGGGGAGGGCCAGCTGTTAATCCTGACTGCGACAGACTCACGGTGAGACTTTGGCATAGTACCTTCTCTaccctggttctcagtttccccagctgtaaaatcaGGGCACTGAATCTGTCTCTTAGGGTCCCTTCCACCTAGAGCATATCAAGATGATCTATTCTAAGTGCCCTCCCAGCTATGGTAGTCTGTGCCTTATGCCAGAAGGTTCTTATGACTCAGTTAAGTCTATGGATATCTATGAACCATCAACTTCTGGAAAGATGGCAGGGTGGGCAATTTCTTAACTGGTTAAACATGCCACCTCTGCCCCATCCACAGGAGCCAGTTTAGACTCTTCAGGCAGCCACAATGCATCCCCATCTATcatgccttcccttctctgcagCCAGCAGGACACGTATCTTCCCTAAGCCAgttccttatgcctggaataACCTGCCCCGCTCCCATTCCTAGCCACTAaaatcccctcccccccttcctaaAGCCCTATCCCCAAGAAGAGATCTTTTCCCTCTGGCTCTATTGGTGTGCACTCGGGGTCCATCTGTGGGGTAATTCTGGGTCTGTTTTAGCCCCTCTGCCAGACTGGAAGAAAGCAGATCCCAGACCCCTTTCTAGTGACATCTAGGCAGGCACATGGgcatcttttttgtcttctttcttctcttttccaaggtgCTGAGCATGTGGCCTCAAAGAGAAAGCCCTCAACACCCACTGAACGAATGCATGAATGGAACAAGGTCAGTGGCATGTGCTACAAGATCCGGCTTGGGGGCAGGGCACAAGGTCCCAGCTCTAAGATGGGCTGTTAACAGCAAGGGAGAGGACTCGGCCTCAACggttccttttgcagatgagcaaactgaggcccgggCCAAGAGAGGCCCCGTGAATGGGCACACAGAGGCGGCAGCGGGGCTGGGGACTCGAGGCCAGGGTGATGGTCCCAAAGCTGCCATACTTCCTCGACTTTTAGtcgatggggaaactgaggcccaggggaaaCATTTCTTTAAGGTTAACCACGTGattttacatctattatctcaatGAACCCAAACGGCCCTCCAAAACGGGTATCGCTGCTATCCCCATTTGATGGACGAGGAAAAGGTTGGATTTGGTTCTTCCagcctccaagcccagtgctcgaTCCCAGGTCCCACCTCTCCACCCAAAGCTGCTTCATGTGTCACAGGACGAAAGACTGAGCCTTGTTTCTAGTGTGTCAGGCCCAGAAGGGTCCTTACAGACCATGGGGATCAATCTCCATGTTTTGTAATCAAGGAAACAGAGGTGCAGCCTGAAGCAGGGATAAGTCACACTGGGACACAAAGCCTCACTAGGCCCGCTTCTCCCCAGGCCCACCTCAGAAAGATCTGGTGGCTCTAGATCGAAGGTGGCAGCTTCTAGCGCCGCCCCGCCCCTCCCACTGCCACTTTGGGTATgctgaggggaagggagagcacTATGGAAACCGGAGCTGAGAAGCAACCTGCCCCCGAGGTCGAGGTCGTGCTTGTGGAGACACATACCCGGATGATGGAGTTCAGCTCCGGAGCAGTGACCTGCTTGGCTCGCTCAATTGCCCCCAAGACCTGCTGTTGGTGCTAGGGAGAGAGACAAGgggatgggaaagagaaagaggtgtTAACTTGCTCCCACAAGCCCCGACCCCAGCACCGCACAGGATGTTAGAATTCCAGGGGCAGAGAAGCCCAAGGTCACCAGCCAGCTCCCCGACCAGCAAGGTTTCTCTGCagtctccccaccctccccccatctgcATCTCCCTTTTAACACACCTCTTCGGACAACACTGAGACTCTGCTTCCCCATCCCCCgctgcttccctcttctccccagagATCATGGTTGGTGTCttcaggtttacaaaatgttttcctcataacCTTGTCAGGGTGGCATCACTCCCattatacaaataagaaaatgcaGGCTCAGAATGagcatgtgacttgcccaaggtcacacagctaggactcTAACGCCagttcaaagttgtttatctcaTGCCTACTCTAAGTACTGGGGAGCTTGGGGGGTAGTAATCTCAGACCCCACAGCTGGCAAGGTGCCCAGTAAAAATACATGAGAACCGGAAGGACCCAAGAGTGGATCCACTGTGCAAGGACCAGCTTGGGGTTCCCACAATACCCTTTAAGGAAATGACACTTTCTGGAACTGAGTCCCTAATTATCATGCCCCACATTGCAGTGGTTTTACAaggtggaaaggaaaaaaaatcttcccagcACCTGATGTTTCTCAATAGCTGGCTGAGCttcctaacaaccctgtgaggcaaatACTTGtctttcctcccattttacagacaagaagacTGAGACTCAATGGTATGCAGAACTTGGTTCAGGGtgacaaagctaataagtgtggaAGCCAAAATCTGAACCCACAACCTGTGGATTCTAAGCCCAGCCTCGGTCCCCATACCTGGAAGCAAtctcaaatacaaaatgattcCAGTGCCTcaaacagtgcttggcacagagaagGCATAAAAGCCGCAACATTTATTGATTCCCTCAGCAAAAGATCACAAATTATCCACTGCTGGTGGGGCTGAGAAAACAAAGCTCTCACTGAGCCCAAAGCTAGACCATGCAGTCTACTGGTGTCCCAAGCCCCGCTGCTCTTCAAGATCGACTGCTCCCTCTCCCAAATGTCTCTGCCAGAGCCTTCATCATCTACATTCTGGGTGGGCCAGATTCCCAGATGGCTGGGGAAGGCCCCTGCCAACAGCCTTGAAGGCTAATACCAGTTACGGAGGTAGAGGGGGAGCAGCCTGTGGCCTGAAAGCTCACGGGGTCTACAGCTTCCGCCTCAGCTGGACAGTCCAGATACCATTCAGAGAGAAGCAGCCAGACCTGTACCTGCTTCCTATTCCCCTAGTAACATTAGCAGGACCTCCCATTTCCCCAGGACTTAAGAATTATTTAcctccattctatagatgaggaagtgaggctgagggaggaggcccagagtcccacagctagtaatgaaaattttaaaaaccccCAGCAGTTCTTCCTATTGCAACCTCAACGTTTATATGTGCTCACTCCTCACAGCCACCGGGCAAGGTGGGAGTGCCAACGTCACCATCTTATTTGAGAGAGGACACGGGCAAAAAGCAGCTCGCCCAAGATCACCTAATACTAGTGTGTATGtaacttaaggtttgcaaagcatctcctttgagcttcacaacgatcctgagaggcaggtgctggtggtatcctcatcttacagatgaggaaactgaggcaggcaggggtgaagtggcctgcccagggttatacagctcatgactgtctgaggcaggatttgaacttgggtcttcttgacttagGCCTGACACTGTATCCCACTGGGGTACGTAGCTAGTGGATATTCCCAAAGACAGGAAACAGAATTACCAAAGAGGCTGACAGGCATccccctagagtcaggaaggtggAGTGGGAGGGTCCAGGCGCTGGCTGGCCCTCAGACCCTCTCACCTTCTCACAGCCCCTCCCGCCTCAGCCATGTCCCAGTTCCATTCCTGGTCCAGCCTCGGTCTTGGTGGGCTGGGCCAGTTCGAGGCACCGTGCCGAAGGAGGCTCACGACATTCCTCTGCAGGGGACACCAGCCCTGTAAGTAGGCTGCCTGGGTTAGGAATGCCTTTCCCTACAGCATTTCCAGGGGAGTATCAGGATGCTGGGATGTGGTTTGGCTGCCCCCTGCTGGCCCAACTCCAGGAATCCTGGGGGGCTGGGGCTCCCCTTACCTCTTGTGAAAGGTAGGGCAAGACTTGAGCACAAATTCCATTGAGCCTCTTGACGATTTCAGCCTGAAACACAGAAGGTCTTTgatgatggggagggaagagcctGGCCTTGGGGGAAGtcaaggcaggggagggggtgtCAGGAAAAGAAGCTTCAAATCTggagaaaacaaaaccaaccaggATTCAGGCTTTCTTTAAAGATGGGGGCAAGAGGAAGGGGTGGGGCCTGAGGCCAAGTTATGCTTTCTCAGAGGGGCGGTGACCATGGAATGACCGAATCTCTGAAGCTAACCTGAGGTCAGTGTGCACCCCCCTCCAGCCCTCCTGACAGCTCCTGTTTCTACACGTCCAGAGGCACCTGCTGCCCAGATGGGCCTTTCCTGACCCGGAGCCGCTCCTAGTGCTGCTCTCAGGACCCATAGAGACCCGgggacttttccatttgtccCATGAGACTCCTCAGGTACTTGAGAACTAATGACCATGCACCCTGACTGCTTCTTCCTTTAGCTAATCCTCACTGGGTTTGCTTAGAGAGAGCCTGGAGAGCACCCAGAGAAGGGTCTGGAGCCCCCGCCACCTGGGGATGGGTGGAAAGGAGTGGGCAGAGACGTGTAGCCTAGAGAAGAGGGGGCTTAAGGAGGGACTCGACAGCTAATTGTGTTCCAGTACTCAAGATGCTCCCCCACAGGAGGATTAGCTTCGCTCTGCTTGGTCtcagatggcagagctgggagcaaCATGTGGAAGATGCCAGGCTAGGCTTCCTCACAAGAGGTGCTCAGACATGGGATGGGTTGTCCTGGCAGGAGGGGGCTTTCCCCActctggaggtctttaagcaagcCATGACCACTTGCTGGGTGTGTTGGAGAAGGATTCCTTTCCATTATGGGCTGGACTACAACATAGAAATGTTGTTCTTCTGAATCTCAAAGATGGGGGGTTTATAGACTAAGAGCTGAGGGGGACAATAGGACAGCTTCTCTGAGGAATCCGTCCTCTGTTCATCTGATATCACAAACAACCTTGGCCCAAAGACCTTTAGTGACCCATAAAACCTCTTCCTATCACTCCACATCCTGCCAAGTTGACTAAGTCTGATTCCTCGATGGGGGAAGGTCCTTCAAATAGCCAAGAGCAGTTATCATGGACAGCCTTAGGGGCCTGAGGCAGATCCCTgctagagagaagggggaagccCTTTCCAAACTGACCCCATCAAGCCTGGCTCAGAGGGACCTGAGGAATGGCTCATGTCCTGGTCCCTCCACTACAGGAAGGAGCCAGGTCCTCAGAGCATTTACTAGGTAATGACTGCGTGCAGGACactgcactgtgctaagggctagggagacaagaaaaagcagCGGCACGATCCCTGCCCAGACTACGGGCAAATAATGACTTCTCTACAAGATCTAGATGACATGTACTAAAGGGAAGGAGCT from Trichosurus vulpecula isolate mTriVul1 chromosome 1, mTriVul1.pri, whole genome shotgun sequence includes:
- the TLE5 gene encoding TLE family member 5 isoform X1 produces the protein MMFPQSRHSGSSHLPQQLKFTTSDSCDRIKDEFQLLQAQYHSLKLECDKLASEKSEMQRHYVMYYEMSYGLNIEMHKQAEIVKRLNGICAQVLPYLSQEHQQQVLGAIERAKQVTAPELNSIIRQQLQAHQLSQLQALALPLTPLPVGLQPPSLPAVSAGTGLLSLSALGSQAHLSKEDKNGHDGDAHQDDDGDKSD
- the TLE5 gene encoding TLE family member 5 isoform X2, which translates into the protein MMFPQSRHSGSSHLPQQLKFTTSDSCDRIKDEFQLLQAQYHSLKLECDKLASEKSEMQRHYVMYYEMSYGLNIEMHKQAEIVKRLNGICAQVLPYLSQEHQQQVLGAIERAKQVTAPELNSIIRQLQAHQLSQLQALALPLTPLPVGLQPPSLPAVSAGTGLLSLSALGSQAHLSKEDKNGHDGDAHQDDDGDKSD